The DNA sequence GGGGTGCAACTTTTGCGAAGTCTGAACCGATTCTGCCAGGACGTCCTCCAATACTCTCTGTCCGGAGGCGGCCAGGTTTTCGATGGGGCACTTTTTTGAAAGCTCCCGGAGGAAATGCTCAAGCGAGTTGTAGTCAGCGAAATGTGACCGCACAACGCCATCAGGGCGGATATAATATTGAGAGCGCAAGGCTTCGTAGACGGTCGGCTTGCCATAGGCCGCCAGTCCGGTGATCTTGCCTTCATGGCGCATCCGCTTGAACCCGGCAATCTCGGTGATAATAGAATACATCTGGCCCAAGGAATGGCGGCCTTCGCTGTGGCTCCGGTCAAAAATATGTGCATCTCCGCCGAAGAGGGTGCGCCAACAGGAGTTATAAAAGTGATAGAGGCCGTAGTGGTCATAGTCGCCGCCGCCATCTGCCGTGTAGATGAGGGCGTTATCCCAATGGGGTTTAAAAAAGAGGGCCGGCAGGGCGTGGCAGTAGTGGTGATTGCTGAAAAAAAATCTGCTATCAAGGGGGATGCCAAATTCTTCTCGCATCAGAGGCAGATTGAGCAGTTCCGATTCGGGTTTTTGATACTTACGCATCCGGCTGATAAGGTCATAGTGCGTGCGCTGTCTCCCGATAATTGACTTGAGGCCTTCCGAGATCCTCTTACGCAGAGGAAAATAACGGTAATAACGCCGCGGCAGAAACGTCCGGGTCATAACTACCGCTTCAACCTTGCCCAAATCAAAACGATGGCCTAGCTGGTTGAAAGAAAGCCTGGGTAACTCCCCCTTGCTGTTATAGCATTTAATGCGGTTGAACCGTTCCTCCTTGGCAATATACAGCCGCTCGAAATCGTCGTAGAGGGCAATCTGGCTGTCATGACCGAGATGCAGTGCTAATATATGCATGAGAACAATTTCCCTTGCCTAGGAATGATCCTACCAGGCCGCAGTAAGCAGTAGCCAGACAGAGGCCATTTTCGGAAGATGTGCAAGATGGTTCAATATCGGCTTAATATCTAAGTTATAGGAGTAAGTTCAAATACAAAGCTCCGCGTCAACAGGGAAGGGCTAAAGGTCGGCGATAGCCAGCGCGCTTTTTTTGCCCGGCGGGCTATGAGCTGACAGTCATATCCGAGTGCTGCGGTCCATTGTCTAAAACCTTTCAGGGTCCAATTGTTCGTCCTCCACGACAGATCAAATTGCAGATAATTGTCTTTTGATGGCCGACAATTTGGCCAATCCTGCATTTTACCCAATAACCCTTTAATTCTTCTATTAAAATGGGCGCTGTTGGAAACGGTAAGAATAATCTTGCCTACGCGGTCTGACAGCGCAGATAAAATCAGCGCCGGATACATCCAATATGATATGGTGTCGACGGCAATGACGATATCCCAGGGCTGCGAAAAGACCCAGCGTAACGCTGGGCTGCTGATGTAATTAAGGTCAGCGTCTAATACCCATAATCCCTTCTGGCGCAGGGAGGACAGGAACTCGGGCTCACGTTCGACACAAAGCACCTGGGCGTTTCTATAGGCCTCGAGGGAAAAAGCAATTTCACCATATCCGGCCCCCAGATCGAGCACCTTGGCATTCTGAGGCACCTTCTCCAATAGGAATTCAATCCGTTGAGTCAGCTTATCCGGTCTTGAGATTTCAGATCGTTGTTGACGATGGGGAACGTCAAATATTTCGGGTGGAGAACGCAGAAAGACTAGCTGCTGCAAGAAACCATCGGTAAAGGTCGATTTGATTCTTCCGGGGTTATGCATCTGAGCCCATTTCTCACATGGCATATTTAACCTCAGCATCAATATCGCTTTTTAAATTAAGAAGGTACGCTATTAATAACATTATTCTCTCTAGGAGGGAATTGTTTTCAGAATCATCTTCTTAACTTCCTCCACGGTGATATCTTCCAGACAGCGGCTGCGTTTGCTGCCGTCACAGCCGTCCCGGCGACAGGGGACACACTCCCAGTCCCTTTGAATGACGGTGTGTATTCCTAAATGATAAGCGCCGTTTCGGTAAACCCTCTGGTAATCGGAATCACTGGTGATCTGGAGCATGGCCTCGGACCAGGGAGCCCAGCGATGGAGGATGCTGGGGCCGAACAGGGCCAGTACCGGGGTGCCGACGGCCGCGGCCAGGTGCATAGGCATGGAGTCCACGCCGAAAAATAACCGGGCCGCCCCCGAAATTGCCGCCAACTGATCTACGTCGGTCTGTCCGCAAAGATTGATCAGATTGGCGTCAAGTGCTGCTGATGAGGGGATGGCGGAGACGATGGCCTTAGCCTTGGACAGCTCCTTTACATTAGGGGCCGAGGTCAGGATCACCTTTATTCCCTGATCCAGCAGCCAATGGATCAGCTCTGCCATGGCTTCATCCCGCCAGCACTTAAAGAGCCAGGCCGAAGTGGGGTGAACATGGATGATGATATCACTGTCGCGGAAACAGCGTTGGCAAAATAGATCGTTTACAAAGCCTAGAGCCGCAGGAGGAATGAAAAAGTCGACCCTGGCATTATCAGTCGTGATGCTGAACTGTCCCACCACGTTCAGGTTCTGCAAAACTATGTGTCGGCTGCCGTCGTTCGTCGCCAGGTGGGTGTAAAGGTGAGGTTTGCCCCAGAATCCCACCCGGCATAGGTCAGTACCGATACGGTATCTCGCCCCTGACAGGAATGACATAATAGCAGCCCGGTCACCGCTCGAGAGGTCAACGGTCAGATCAAAACGAGACCGGCGGATATCCCGGAGG is a window from the Desulfobacca acetoxidans DSM 11109 genome containing:
- a CDS encoding class I SAM-dependent methyltransferase — encoded protein: MQQLVFLRSPPEIFDVPHRQQRSEISRPDKLTQRIEFLLEKVPQNAKVLDLGAGYGEIAFSLEAYRNAQVLCVEREPEFLSSLRQKGLWVLDADLNYISSPALRWVFSQPWDIVIAVDTISYWMYPALILSALSDRVGKIILTVSNSAHFNRRIKGLLGKMQDWPNCRPSKDNYLQFDLSWRTNNWTLKGFRQWTAALGYDCQLIARRAKKARWLSPTFSPSLLTRSFVFELTPIT
- a CDS encoding carbamoyltransferase family protein — encoded protein: MHILALHLGHDSQIALYDDFERLYIAKEERFNRIKCYNSKGELPRLSFNQLGHRFDLGKVEAVVMTRTFLPRRYYRYFPLRKRISEGLKSIIGRQRTHYDLISRMRKYQKPESELLNLPLMREEFGIPLDSRFFFSNHHYCHALPALFFKPHWDNALIYTADGGGDYDHYGLYHFYNSCWRTLFGGDAHIFDRSHSEGRHSLGQMYSIITEIAGFKRMRHEGKITGLAAYGKPTVYEALRSQYYIRPDGVVRSHFADYNSLEHFLRELSKKCPIENLAASGQRVLEDVLAESVQTSQKLHPFCNLGLSGGVFSNVRLNQVLSELPGIEDVFIVPPMTDEGLVIGAVMDVVIQEHGFDYFLNHRRELGHLYWGDEFPPEESWLDERFEVVARDEIVPAAVKLLQDEKVCALFTRGMEYGPRALGARSILISPVDRNINDTINKRLSRTEFMPFAPVVRLERAAEVFEVTGANLAAMQYMTITCRVRSEWADKIPAVIHIDGTARPQTIRREDNPLYYDILWEYEKATGLPCLVNTSFNAHEEPIIRTPQEALTALQQNRVDYVIFDRFIVGTRNQV
- the rfaQ gene encoding putative lipopolysaccharide heptosyltransferase III, which gives rise to MNFRDLNKILVIKLRQLGDVLLTVPVFRALREHFPHAHIAALVNSGTEGMLAGNPLLDEIIVLNRKNRGVGKLQKWRNELTFLRDIRRSRFDLTVDLSSGDRAAIMSFLSGARYRIGTDLCRVGFWGKPHLYTHLATNDGSRHIVLQNLNVVGQFSITTDNARVDFFIPPAALGFVNDLFCQRCFRDSDIIIHVHPTSAWLFKCWRDEAMAELIHWLLDQGIKVILTSAPNVKELSKAKAIVSAIPSSAALDANLINLCGQTDVDQLAAISGAARLFFGVDSMPMHLAAAVGTPVLALFGPSILHRWAPWSEAMLQITSDSDYQRVYRNGAYHLGIHTVIQRDWECVPCRRDGCDGSKRSRCLEDITVEEVKKMILKTIPS